In Arsenicicoccus sp. oral taxon 190, the following are encoded in one genomic region:
- a CDS encoding Jag family protein, which produces MSETTQESQVAGTVAPAGAPADEPGTETPQAETPQVESTSRSSRLELLEREGEVAADFLETLLDIADMDGDIDVDVDGDRASIAIVDSDEGRVPRKLVGDRGRVLEALQELTRLAVQAETGERSRLMLDVAGHRAARRTELVELARDAAREVKESGQEKALPAMSAFERKVVHDEVLAAGLSSESEGAEPHRHVVVLPAS; this is translated from the coding sequence ATGAGCGAGACGACGCAGGAGAGCCAGGTCGCGGGCACCGTCGCCCCCGCCGGGGCCCCCGCCGACGAGCCCGGCACCGAGACGCCCCAGGCCGAGACGCCCCAGGTCGAGAGCACCAGCCGCTCGTCGCGGCTGGAGCTGCTCGAGCGCGAGGGGGAGGTCGCGGCGGACTTCCTCGAGACGCTGCTCGATATCGCCGACATGGACGGTGACATCGACGTGGACGTCGACGGCGACCGCGCCTCCATCGCGATCGTGGACTCCGACGAGGGCCGGGTGCCGCGCAAGCTCGTCGGTGACCGTGGCCGCGTGCTCGAGGCGCTGCAGGAGCTGACCCGCCTGGCCGTGCAGGCCGAGACCGGTGAGCGCTCCCGCCTCATGCTGGACGTGGCGGGGCACCGGGCCGCGCGGCGTACCGAGCTCGTCGAGCTGGCGCGCGACGCCGCTCGGGAGGTCAAGGAGTCCGGGCAGGAGAAGGCGCTGCCGGCGATGTCGGCCTTCGAGCGCAAGGTGGTCCACGACGAGGTGCTGGCCGCGGGCCTGTCCTCCGAGTCCGAGGGTGCCGAGCCGCATCGC